The nucleotide sequence AAGTGCGCGAAAACGAACACAAAAGCCAGACAAGCACGGTGCTGATGATTGACATCTCGCACTCCATGATTTTGTATGGCGAAGACCGCATCACGCCAGCTAAAAAGGTGGCCATGGCGCTGGCGGAGCTGGTAAAGCAGAAGTACCCCAAAGACACGCTCGATGTGCTGGTATTCGGCAACGATGCGTGGCAGATTGAGGTGAAAGATTTGCCGTATCTGCAAGTAGGGCCTTACCACACCAACACAGTAGCCGGCTTGGAACTGGCCTTAGATCTGCTTCGTAAGCGCAAAACGCCGAACAAACAGATCTTTATGATTACCGACGGCAAGCCTACTTGCTTGAAGGAGCCCGCTGGTGGTTATTACAAAAACAGCTTCGGCCTCGACCGCAAGGTGGTCAACAAAACGCTGAACTTGGCCGCTGCTGCCCGTCGCCTCAAAGTGCCTATTACCACCTTCATGATTGCCTCTGATCCATATTTGAAGCAGTTTGTGAACGAGTTCACCGAAGTAAACCAAGGCAAAGCCTACTACTCTTCGTTGAAAGGTCTGGGTCACATGATTTTTGAGGACTACAAGCGCAACCGCCGCAAAACGCTTTAGTACTAGACCTATAGACAATGATGCTAGTTTTCTTCTTGGTTCAGGAGGGAAGCTAGCATTGTTGTTTACTATGCTGTGCTATAGCCACTGCCTAACTATCAGCCGTATAACTTCCTTGCCTCCGTTGCGCTTTCCAGTTAGAGTAAGCCTGCGCAGCCTGTTGCTACGTAGGTAGCACATAATGATGTAATACATCTTTTGCTGGCAGCGCCTACATCACTAGTTACATTGCGCCTGAACCTCTACCGCACTGAAGCGGTTACACATTCCGGGGCCTATACACCCCTTCTCCAACTCCTGATGAAACAAGAAGCAATTCGTACGCTAGGCCAACTGCGGGCCAGCGGGTATCAACCTCGTTCTGTCAAACAAGAGCTACGCGACAACCTGATTGCCAAGCTCCAAAGCAAAGAGGAAGTGTTTCCGGGTATCTACGGCTACGAGGAAACCGTTATTCCGGACTTACAGCGCGCTATTCTAGCCGGTCACCACATCAACCTGCTGGGGTTGCGCGGGCAGGCCAAAACGCGTATTGCGCGGTTGCTGGTAAATTTGCTCGACGAGTATATTCCGGTAGTAGAAGGCTCGGAGCTGAACGATGATCCTTTGCAGCCTCTATCGGTGTTTGCAAAAAACCTGATAGCCGAGCACGGCGACAACACGCCCGTGACGTGGATGCACCGCGACGAGCGCTATACCGAGAAGCTAGCTACTCCCGACGTATCGGTAGCCGACCTTATCGGAGACGCCGACCCCAT is from Hymenobacter tibetensis and encodes:
- a CDS encoding vWA domain-containing protein, producing MSAGFRFQDFVPEESPEKGFDSLFKIFMQLITITSGDVGETLSWLNELDKQYGLTNDEYGMGNFIEDLKKKGYIDEDEQKKGEFNITAKSEQQIRKSSLEEIFGKLKKSGQGNHRTPHTGQGDEQSTDMREFRFGDSLDQISMTESIRNAQLNHGLSDEFMLSEGDLEVRENEHKSQTSTVLMIDISHSMILYGEDRITPAKKVAMALAELVKQKYPKDTLDVLVFGNDAWQIEVKDLPYLQVGPYHTNTVAGLELALDLLRKRKTPNKQIFMITDGKPTCLKEPAGGYYKNSFGLDRKVVNKTLNLAAAARRLKVPITTFMIASDPYLKQFVNEFTEVNQGKAYYSSLKGLGHMIFEDYKRNRRKTL